In Zingiber officinale cultivar Zhangliang chromosome 1A, Zo_v1.1, whole genome shotgun sequence, the DNA window CGGAGGCCGGACGAGGTTGACGACGGGCTTGGAGTTCTTGGCCGATGGCCTCTTGTAGTTGACGTCCCTTTCCGACTGCTCCCTGAGCGCGATCTGGAGGAGCTCGTCCTCGTCGAGATCGCTATCGCTCATTTATTATCTTCTTCGCCTCGCTTCGATCGGCCTCCTCAGATCTGGTTATGGATTTGGACGGTCGAGGGGAGAAGGAAGGAAGAACGAGGTCGGCGATTCCGCCTTTTTGTCGCTCGCACTTTGCTCCACGGCCAGCAAGGCAGCAAAGCCCGTGCAGACGAGTCTGATGGTCAAGAGTTCTTCTTCACCCACCGTGTAATAGAAGCGTTCTGTGCGGTGTCGATTAGCTTAGTCAACCTTAACTTGGGTCCGGTCTAATGACTTGCTtatctaaaatatataatttaaaataaataaataaatatatatatattattaaattaatGTTTAAGAAATAGaatttattctttaaatttagaTAAAGAAATTATTATACTTTCAATATTGTTGAACTTATTATaagaaaaattcaaattttatttaGGCAGTGAAAAATATAGTTTATCCTCATGGTTAGCTATTCCACTAAAGTTTAGAGAAAAAATCACACTTATAACTAGTTAGCTTATTTTGAGGCCCGGGAAAAAAAATAGTATAGAAAGGAGTAAAAGAGGTATTATTCAAAAtcgataaataaaaataaaatcatgatttATTAGTTCATTAATTTGGTTTCTATTTGCGTATTTTTTAGTTTGGGTTCGTATAGAGAGTTAAAACAAAGTTCAGATACGCAATCGATTGTGACCTCGGCGCACACCCAAAGCACTTGCATGTAACACGAGCACCACTCCATCAGGCAATTAACAGAGAAGAACGTTCTGACAAAAGATTGGAGCGTTCTGGCAATTCTTCAACATGAGAGCAatataaaaaattacagaaaaaaaaaaataaatggcaTGCTATTCAAGTTCTTACTGAGCTCGACGGGAATCGAGCACATTAACATGGTTTAACCTTGAGAGAGATCTAAACTTTAATTCATCAGATGAATTAACTATGTTAATTATCAAACTCGGAATGATATAAGCGAATCAAAATTTATGAATGACAAACAGTTTGCAAAAGTGCAAAAATATCTTGACAAAAAAAACAGGAATAACAAAGTAAAATGGTGGCGATACTACCAAATGCCATTCTGCAACTAACAAACCAAATATGGTGTTGCAACTGCAGTAACGAACTAACAATCTTAGGCAGGTTAGGAAAGTTTCCTAGAAGACTTATTTGTTCCTCTCTTTTTTTCCTTGCAAGACACGTCTTCCAAACATGGAGGCTATCGCAGTAATAGATAGCTAGCAACAGGAAAGCATGCGCAAGGGCTAGCAATGGAGGACATTATTTCTTATGCAGAGAGCACAAACAATTGATCTTGCCTACCTCCGCAGCAATACAGGGAGGTGAGAGTTTGCCTTCCTGATACCAGTGTGATCGTTTCTCAAGTAGTTCGCCCAAGAAATGGTCGAGCTTCTCAACGGTGACATTAGGCATTACCACAGCATGAGCGATATTTCCCTCACAAGCAAGTTGCCACTGCCTAACAAAGTCCTCATCTTTTGGCCTCTCAAACACAACGGTGCTACTAAGCTCATTAAGCATCACGCTAATCCCTGCCTCTTTCAGCCGGTCTTTCAGATAATGAGCATTCCTTAAGCATTTCTGAACTTCCTTCTGGAAGCCTCTGTAACCTTTTCTGTTCAGGGTGTACCAGAGGAAGATTGGGGCATGACCATTTCTACTTCCCATAATGGTGGCATCCCTGGAAGCAAGATACTCGACATTGCTGGAGAGGGCGTTGATGTGCTCCAACCTTGTAATTTGCACGCCGCAAGGCATCGGACAGCCCACGAACTTGTGACCTGAGACACTGACACTTCCGATAGGTTTCTTGAATGTCACTTTAGGTGCCTATTCAAAGCCCATTGGTAGCATTAGCCCATAAGGGAAAAACTAACAAGATCAGTAATTATTTGGACAATTTAAGGCGATTTAATTTTTAGTTGCATAATATCTTTTCAAAGAAGAACATGCATGGTTGTAACATAATGATTGTGTATAAAGAAACTGGAGGCAAAACTCTAAATATAGAACATACACGTTTGACAAATGGCATCATGAGCCCAAAGAGAGCACCATCACAATGGATGTAGAACCGATCTTTAAAGCCATTTTCTTCAAGAGTTTGTATGACTAGATCGAGATCATCAACAGCCCCCTTGACAGTGGTTCCTGTGTAAGATATTTAATAGCTAATCTGCTTCTGTTAAGTTAGAAACAAAaatagaagaaataaaaagaCTTACCAATGTTGACATTGATAATGGCTGGCTTCTCCTTGTTCTGAAATAATTTAGCTTTAAAATCTGCACAATCAATTTCACCAGATACCAGAGTGGCGACCTTCACACACTCCATTCTATACATCCTTGCAGCTTTGAAAACTGAGTAATGAGATTCCTTCGAGGCATACAAAACACCATTGGGAAAAACTTCCCTCCTGGCAAACAAATACAAAATTACTCTTGCTACAGACAAGCTTTCAGATTTTACACTCAGGTTTTTGAAGAACTTCTATAAGCAACCAAAGCGTCCATAGTTTGAGATTAAAGCATTTGAAAAAAGGTACTAACCCGACAAGAATACCATGCAAATTTCCTTCAGTGCCACAGTTTGTAATGTAACCCCAGTATTCATTCTTTTCCAATTCCCATAGCCGGGCAAACCAATCCAATACTCCAACTTCAAATTGCCTAGAATGGACACCATAATTACTCTCAATGAATGGGTCACCTAGGTTGTTGATGGAAAAGTGTTGCAAATGGCTAAGAGCACCATAATCAAAGTCCAAGTTGTATGGATAACCTATAAAAGAATCATATGCAACAGATAAAAAGTCAATCAAACAGTCGTACATTGCTCAAACTACAAATCGAACAAAATGATAATTAAACAAGAACAAATATGCATTGAAGCTCTGTATCAATctaaatataataagttttagaTAAAAATAGAGTCAGATAACatcaagaaaaggaaaaaagaaaatacCATCCGAGTGGTAGTAAACTTTATAATTAGACACAATAGATGAGACCGATGAAAAATTTAACAGTTTACATACTTCAAACAATCAAAGCAACATGGCACAAGCTAACATACAAAACATCACACACTGAGCATAGCATGCAGTACATATAAAATGTCTTTTTACTAGAAACACTTCCATGAGAGAAAATATCACTACAAATTTGGAAAAAGAACAAAGACACAGTAAAATGTAAATACTAAGATAGGATTTCTGTATACAATAGAAATTTTGTAGTTTCTAAAAGTGTAAAGAACATATTTTTCATCAAATGAAGAGCGGAGTCACCGTTTCATTAAAGGGGATGTCCATCGTGGATATGAACAATCCAAAATAACCCCAAATAGTGCAAGCTCAATCGAACAATATTTACATGGGCACTCCGTCATAGAATTAGATGCGCACAGGTGCCACACTTCCAAAGGATCCACGTCAAGCATGGTTCTCTGGCATATACACCCTTCCAAAGGCTATTTGTTGCTAGGAAAGACTCTTGGAtagacaaacaatgtatggcatgCAACCTGCCACCATGAACATGACAGGACATAATTCAGTCTTGTCCTGATATTCTTCCTTGCCTAAACCAGCCCACAAATTCATGTTAGGTTGCCTCAAGTTGCGGATCCACCATCAAAGATCCATGCTATACCACAGTCACATCTCACAAGGATAATTTTCCCAACAGTCCCTATATTATGAACAGCATGTTCCGATCTCATCATGAGAGATGTCCAACGCAGACATGGTGATGTGGGAATATAGAACTATGCCTTCCTAGCCCCTATTGTGTAAAGAGGGGACAACATCTCTCAACCTCTAAcgcagaagaaaaggaagagagaaagagatcacACGGAGCAATGAGACAAAGACGCACCAGAAGGAGCAAACACGTGAAAGAAcaagaagagttaccgtggttcggcgacatACCTACTCCATAAAAACAACcgaagttttattagaattctctctatatAAAAAAATCGCATTCAATGATTCTCATgatacaataggtttacaatgatccctataaatagcgCATAAACCTCAGACCTGGTAAAATCGTAaaagaattttgttatgaaaaaccgtaaaaaaaaattgttacaaAAAAACCTTAACAATTTTTCTTCCACGACATCACTCGCATTGACCTTCATTGAGATATGAGTCACCCGTTAACAATCTCTACCTTAGAGAATATTCACTCCTTTGAAGAACACGAGTATCTGAGCAAAACTCCACACGGATCTCTGatctgggcttccttcctctagcatctagagatatggatcaaatTTCAGCAATGCTTGAACTTCTATGAGGTCTTTCAAGTTAAATTTTTCcgaaagcaatcaactctctaaTCTTATGAAACCTTacatcaatatgtttggttctcgcatgatacacctaATTCTTTGTCAAATTAATAACACTCTGACTATCACATAACAACTTAACTCTATCTTGCTGAACACTCAATTCTCTAACCAACCCTGTCATAAAGCTTCATGAGTTGCTTCTATCATGTACTCCAATTCCGTGGTAGACAATGCAACATTATATCATAGACTTCCAACAAATAGGTTCTCCTGCCACAGTGAACAAGTATTGACCTCCTATCATCTAAATTTCTTGCATAGTCAGCATCTACGTACCTAGCAACTGAAGGATCTTCTGATTGTCTACTAAACATGATatcataatcagttgtatttaTCAAGTATCTAAAAATTTACTTCACTGCATCACAATGTGGTCAACCagaatttgagagaaacttgctcacTATACTAACTACTTGAGTCAAATttggtctcgtgcaaaccatggcatacatcagacaatCAACTGCACTaacataaggaacctttgacatctcttggatctcctCATCCGTCTTTAAACAcagtactggataacttgaagtgatgcaccAAGGGTATGCTCACCGATTTTGCATTTTTCATGTTGAATTTATCCGACACTTTCTCCACATAGCTATTTTGAGACAATCATAATCTCCCTGCAATTCTATCCGTGTAAATATTCATCCCAAGGATCTTCTTGGCCTCGTccaaatctttcatatcaaattccttgctcagtaaCCTCCTTAATTTGTCGACCTCTTTTATCTTTTTTGCAACAACTCACTTGCACTTTATAGCTCATTTTCCCTcgggaagttccactagatcccgtATTTGATTCTCATGCAGCAACTCCATCTTCTCTGTCATGGCACCCATCGACTTGTCTTTCTCAAAGTTGTGTACCGATACCGTCTTCTGAAAAGATGTATGCTCTGCTATTAGtgataagtgcataagataccaatTTAAATCCATATCTGGTGGGTAGTTGTATGACTCGTCTCGTTCTGCCATCAGCTACAATGCGATACTCCATGTGCTCTGAGTTAGAATCATCGAAGTCATGACTCTCTAGCTCCgcatgcacaacatctttctCTTTATTGCTTTGTGATGTTTCCTTTACTTCTTCCTGAGTACACTGTAGCATAGCCTTCTCCTCAAACATCACATCTCTGCTAATCACCACCTTATTTGCCTTAGAATTCCAAAGCTTGAAGCATTTAACTCCTTTCTAATACCTCAGAAAAATACATTACTTTGACTTCGCATctagctttgatctttcctcactagatatgtgtaTATATGCTCGACATCCAAAAACTCAAAAATGAAAGTAATCTACtgattccctgtccatacttccttTAATATTTTAtcttctagtgctgcccttggtgatctattaatgagataatacATCATGTTAACCGCTTCCTCTTAGAAAGTCTTTGCTAGCCCTGCATTCaacctgagacatcttgccttctcaatgattgtcctatTCAACctttccgccacaccattctgcgtGGCCTATGAACCAAGAAATGTCTCATAATTCCATGTTAGtcacaaaattcctaaaactttgaatctgtgtactcagtctcattgtctgacctaaggcatttgatcttccttccaatctggttctccacttcagttttcctaccgtttaaactttacaaaagtttccgacttgtgacgcataaagtatacctaAAACTTACAAAATACAGGTACCcgtgatgctacactggctgGTCTCCATCTTGTGTGTTGTCGTCTTAAATTGCACTTTCCTCTATTTCCCAATAACACAAAATTTACATAATTCAAGCTTGCACATCTTGATGCCCTTCAACAAATCACTCTTGTGAAGTTACAGCATCTCACGTTCACCAATATGCCCTAATCGCATATGCCACAATATTGTATTGTTTGATTCAAACTCCACCGAGACGATTCCACCTACAACTATAATctctatcaacttgtagatgttccTTGCTAACTTTTGTCCTTTTATTACCATTAGAGCTCTCTTGTTGACCTTCATCACCtcgctcactgatttgtaattacaaccaatatCATCCAGTGTGTCTAGTGAGATCAAATTCTTCCTTAGATCTGATATATGTCTGACATCAtataaagttctgatcacactATCAAACATCTTAATTCTGATGTTCCCTATGTTAATGACTCTGTAAgatgcatcgtttcccatcaacactgaaccagaatctACTGATGTGTCATATCACTCCTTATTTGGAGttatgtgatatgaacatgcagagtctaaaatcaATACATTTGTCAGCTGCTTCGAACTCAACATAACTAATAGTATATCTTCATCACCACtctctgaattttcttcctcaactatgtttgcagactttacCAAACTACCTTTATTCTCTGCAACATGTTTTCTTTATCTCTAGACAATCTCTCTTCATATTACCTTTGTCTCCACACTTGTaacacgtgatcaccttctttcTTCTCCACTTAGAACGGGCCTTGTTGTTGCTACCCAATCCATACCGAGTTTTGCTCCTACtccgctcttggttgctatttaccacaagtccttctccctGAAAAACTTCATCGactgttttcttcctttggtgaaaacctagcagcgcacttgtgatctcctccaatttaagAATTTCCTTACCCCACATTAAAATAGTAATCAAATTCTCGtatgtaggagatgaaggtagaaaaTTCAACAACATCAGTGCCTTGTCTTCGTcctcgatcttcacatcaatccgTTTCAGATCACTCAAAATCTagttgaatacgttgatgtgctaGCTCAGATCAGTTCCCTCTAtcatcttcagcccgaataatttctgcttAAGATAAATTGACATGTACCGGCTTTCCAGCATTTGTCAAATAACCATCGATGACTTCTCGCCCATAACATGATACATCATATCATCCATaagacaaagtctgattgttactACTACCTTCACCTGAAGTTGTTCCCAATCTGATCTCTCCATGCTTTTTGGTTTCTTTCTCCTAGTACCTTCACCATACCTTATTGCACCAACAAGCCCTTGACCCTTCTTTGTTATAATCCAAAGTTCTCGGTTCCGTCAAACTTCATTATATCAAACTTCACAGATGACGTCCCCAACATGTTGAAAAAATCCGTCAAAAcgtcgctctaataccaattgttgcacAAAGAGGGGGCAACACCTCTTAACCTTTAacgcggaagaagaagaagagagaaagagaacgCACAAAGTAACAAGACAAAGATGCACAAGaaagagcaaacacgaggaagaagatgaaaaagaagaagagttaccgtggttcggcagcgtgcctactccacaaaaacgaCCGAAGCTTTATTAAAATTCTTTCTGCATAAGAGAATCACATTCAATGATTCTCATGATATAATAGATTTACAATGATCTCTATAAATAGTGTCTAAACCCTATACCCGataaaattataacagaattctgttatgaaaaatcataacataattttattatgaaaacccgtaatagaattctgttataaaAAATCGCAATAAGATTCTGTTCCTAAAAAGTCTTAACATATTTTTCTTCCATAACGTCCCTCGCATTAGCCTTCTAACATAACCTATGTGAGTACCTACCCCATCAAAAGATAATTAGCATGGACACTTGGTTGCTGAATCCGCATGCTTACACAACCCATGTCATGTGCAAGTGCACGAGGTCAGCGTATGCCTGCGTGAGGCTTAGTATGTGAGCCCAAACGAGGAAGCATAACTTAATCACCCAACGATGATTTTAAATAGATTGATTGACGCAGAGGAAGCACAACCTAATCATTCAATGATGAATTTTCGATAGATTTATTGATGCAGTTTTCTGAAATCGTGAGACTTCACCTACAATCGTTCTAAAAACTTTAGAAATTGCTTgtagaaaaaaaaagattaaatttATAGCAgatgataattaaaaaaaaacgtaATTGTACCTAGATGGTGCTTGGTCCTGTCGATGAGGGATCTTCTGTACCTCGCTAGGACACTAGCCATATAAGCTTCCCTATCTCCAGTGACCTCATCGTCGTCCTCTGGTTCCTTAACCTCGAGGCACATTGTGTGCACGTTCCTCCCCAGAACTATTTCTCTGCttctccccttctcctcttcttcaacTGTGTCGGGGCGCAGCGGCGTCAGGGCATCGACCATCTCCTCGCGCTCGAACTCTTTGGGCAACGGCACCGCCTTCTCCCTCTCCCTCAGATCCATCGAGCCATTCCCTACGCTTCCCACCATCTCCGCCTTAATCTATTCGCCCTAATCCTCCGAAGGTGTCTCGAGCTACAGATCTGAACCTGCTGTGGCAAATGCAGCTTGAAACCGACGATATAAAAATAGACATGAAGTCGTGGACATAAATAAAAGGAAAGTTAATTTTCCACGAAAATCAGATGCGGTAAGAAAATGACATGACTAGTGGGACGAAATTACCACGAAATGCACATCTAcctgataaattttaaaaaataataataatgataataataatataaattcgataatcgaattttaaaaatgattatatatttattataaaaaatacaagaaaatagAAGAAACTAGCTCATGGACCGTCCATACCAAACATAGTCTTGTGCCATAACTCATTAAATGTGCCAAACCGAATAAGGacaattttatatttaattaaataaagcGTTTTATATTCGttcttttgtatatatatattctgTTTGTGCCACAACTCATTAAATGTGCCAAACCGAATAaggataattttatatttaattaaataaaaaaatctatattcgttctgtttatatttatatatgtagCTATCGACCCCGTTAGGTATTACGTATGTAATATAatgtataaatatatttaaattatataaaataaaaatttataatcaCATAATGAAATAATAGTAGTCAATACTAGTATCACttatttaaaacaaaataaaaattaaattattaatcatATCTCAAATTacataggaaaaataatattttatattgttAGAGTTAAGAATATGAAAAGACACCTCCTCTTCGCCTCTAATTATGTATCCTATTTAATCCCTCTATTAACATAGAGAGAGGGAGAGTCATCTTCCTCTAATATATATATGCATCCAAgctagagaagaagaggagagttttaCGGGAGCTTGCTATGTGCGAGGTTTGTGCAAAGTCGGATCCGTCCTATATGTGCAAGGTCTCTGTGCAAGGTTCATCTGTGTGCACAAGATTGTAAGAGGGAGTGAGCAAGTAATCATCAAGGAGAACATCCGATAGAGAGGGATTTGGCTCATAGAATCTTGAAGAGCTTTCTAATTCGTTTGTGATCATTCTTCCGACGATAAGTTATTCTTTGATATCTTCTCcgatcttcttctccaagcatcactatgagttttttttattttgtacgaAAAGCAAATATCAAGATCTACTACGAGATATCACTGTGAGTTTTACAGtttttgtatttatatatatttttcatgctttagaactATCAACATGGTATCAAAGTGTTGCCTTAGTTCTAAGAATGCATGATGGATCTTTTTGCTTGCATGATTTATTACCGTGATAAGCCAATATCACAAATATAAATCTGTGCATGTAGACAGTATACATGTAGATCTGTTATATTGAAATGCCTAAAATGATAAGCCAAGAGATCTGTGCAAATATACCTTTAAACTTGTTTAAATGGTATGCACATGTTCATCGCTGAAGAAATCGCCGACGGAGCTGTCATCGAAAGCGAAATCGCAACAGTGTCACGATCTGCTACCATCACCGGGTGCTGGGAAACACAAGTCACCTCGGAGAAAAAGAACTGGTGATTGCTATCGACCACGTGTTTGCCATGTAGAAACAGTCGTAAAACACCGGCAACCAAGTCGAGAGGATAGTCATAGGTGTCCTTAGCCGGGTAGCGCTAGAAACGACACTGGAAGATTAGCAGTTGATTGTAGTAGTCGGCAACCTCGCCACTGCATGGGGCAGTAGAAATGACATCGACGTGCTCGTGGGCGTGGCTTCGACGGAAGAAGCGGACATGCTTCGATGTTGGGCAGAAGACGTGGTTtcatgaaaaacaaaataacatttgttattaATGCATGTTAAATGTATATTAATAaaacataatttatttttattgcattGCATGACATATCGATTAATTAATTGAGCCTAGATTTAATTAATTGGTTAGGTTTGACTTAAAACAAATCTGATTCACTGAACCAaactaaattggtttgaatcactTTAATTCAAATCAGACCTAGGTATGATTCAAATTATTAGTTGGTTTAACTAGACTAGATTGCTCCAATCAGGCTCATATTTGATTTAAATCATTGATTGATTTAGTCAGACAATGATGGTTCAATTAGACCCCGGTCTTGTTCAAATCATTAGTTGGCTTCACCGAACCAGTTTGATCTAAACCATAATTGATTTGGGTTGATTTAATATGGCTTAGACCAGATATGATTAAATGACCATATTTGTTCTATAggtcaaatttgattaaatagattagatttgttctaaagggtcagacttaaaccaatggacatTGTTTGATCAAACAGATCAGAGTTTGATTAATAAGTATGAGATTGACTGAAATGGACTTAGATTAaataataacagaacataggtacagaaaatccctgtccaattagattagttctaacaaGGACATTGGACAGAGCTCAGGATCTGGATTCATAATCGATCGATCAAATGGGTTAGTTTATTTAGACTCAtaaaaatcaagaagatttatttttcttaattaataatgttggtactatgcctgtataaattgaattaagccaATTTTGTACTGTttagtcagttttgtactgacttatttaatttcaatttatagaTGACACAGATGATTACCAGTCATGGAAACTCGAAcaagaagagtttccaatccTGGATAATTACAGGATCTGGGTATTGATTCGTTAACTGTCGGAGAATCCAAACGTGGTAGCACACCATATATGGAGGCTCTCCGAAGGTAGAATCTTATATGCACAGTTGTGTGTAGAACTACTTCACCATGACTTCCTAGAGGAAGATCCTGAATAATTTGAGAAGGATCTAGAGGAGGATCTTGAAGAATTAGAGGAGAATTCTGAAAAAGTTTCAATGATAGATCAAAATTGAAAATCTTAAAGTTAGTCTATCTGAGATTGCCTCAAATAAGTTCAGATTGAAGGGGATTATGTTggtcactgcactagtgtctgtcctagtgggagtggtgttaGCCTACCTAGTTtgttagagttctgttattgttactatcattatgtatgaacagtgTTAGTCTATTTAGTTCATGTTAGTTTGttatatgttatatgttaacagtATGCAACATGTTTAtatgaatgatatgttcattcatatgcTAATTACTCTACATGATACGTgataaatgattagtttatttaattaaagaaataataattagttcatttgttaggatgtatataatagtattaatcaatattaatttgattggatcatgcaaatgatgagtggaaacgtaGTCATCATTTGATTTTGTAAACTGACTCAAATTAACATTGAGTCAATTATAGATTATATTCATATGAATTATattgaatactaaataatatatttatttatgttagatcatggcAAATAAGAACATCATAGCTAGACTTAATAacagagagaaattatatgaggataactataaaatctgacagctcaagatacaatatgttcttgaggaaaaatAAGTTCTTTAGGCTATAAAACAGATTATGAAAGAACCTGTAGATAGTCTCACTACATAGAACAAACGacatcttgatgcctataagacatGGAAGAAGAATGACTCAActactaagggaatattgattaattcaatggtggatgacctattTTTTGAATATAAGTCGTAAATTATGGCTCGTGCAATCTAGGCAGCCCCTTAAGGAGAAATACAATGGAGTAAGTCTAAGCAGGCTTCGATAGCTAATGATTAAGTTTAATAGCTATAAGAAGCATCC includes these proteins:
- the LOC122017857 gene encoding serine decarboxylase 1-like produces the protein MVGSVGNGSMDLREREKAVPLPKEFEREEMVDALTPLRPDTVEEEEKGRSREIVLGRNVHTMCLEVKEPEDDDEVTGDREAYMASVLARYRRSLIDRTKHHLGYPYNLDFDYGALSHLQHFSINNLGDPFIESNYGVHSRQFEVGVLDWFARLWELEKNEYWGYITNCGTEGNLHGILVGREVFPNGVLYASKESHYSVFKAARMYRMECVKVATLVSGEIDCADFKAKLFQNKEKPAIINVNIGTTVKGAVDDLDLVIQTLEENGFKDRFYIHCDGALFGLMMPFVKRAPKVTFKKPIGSVSVSGHKFVGCPMPCGVQITRLEHINALSSNVEYLASRDATIMGSRNGHAPIFLWYTLNRKGYRGFQKEVQKCLRNAHYLKDRLKEAGISVMLNELSSTVVFERPKDEDFVRQWQLACEGNIAHAVVMPNVTVEKLDHFLGELLEKRSHWYQEGKLSPPCIAAEVGKINCLCSLHKK